From Anthonomus grandis grandis chromosome 20, icAntGran1.3, whole genome shotgun sequence, the proteins below share one genomic window:
- the LOC126747835 gene encoding 60S ribosome subunit biogenesis protein NIP7 homolog, which translates to MKRLTEERTKILFEKLAKYIGPNIKQLIERPDGIYCFREQKDRVYYVSETILKLANTVPQEHLISVGTCFGKFTKSGKFKLHITALNYLAPYAQCKIWLKPTAEQQFLYGNNVSKAGLGRISENCEKYQGVVVFSMSDLPLGFGAAARSTTECKMADPLANVCFHQADIGEYIRSEEDLL; encoded by the exons ATGAAACGACTAACCGAAGAAAGGACCAAGATCTTGTTCGAGAAACTAGCCAAATA TATCGGGCCTAATATAAAGCAACTTATCGAGCGCCCGGACGGCATATACTGCTTCAGAGAACAAAAGGACAGAGTCTACTATGTCTCCGAGACCATACTGAAGCTGGCCAACACTGTTCCCCAGGAACACTTAATCTCTGTCGGGACCTGTTTCGGAAAGTTCACCAAAAGTGGGAAGTTCAAGTTGCACATCACCGCCTTAAACTATTTAGCCCCTTATGCACAG TGCAAAATCTGGCTCAAACCCACTGCCGAGCAACAATTCCTATATGGAAACAACGTCTCGAAAGCAGGTTTGGGTCGAATAAGCGAGAACTGCGAAAAGTACCAGGGGGTGGTGGTGTTCAGTATGTCCGACTTGCCCCTGGGGTTCGGTGCGGCGGCTCGGTCCACGACCGAGTGCAAAATGGCCGATCCCCTCGCCAACGTGTGCTTCCACCAAGCGGATATCGGGGAGTACATTAGATCCGAGGAGGATTTATTATAG